One genomic window of Vicinamibacterales bacterium includes the following:
- a CDS encoding ribbon-helix-helix protein, CopG family: MVKVTFTLDDATVATLKRTAARVRKPQSWVVREAVAEYGAKASQLTLDEQKRLLDVVQWAKSLPVTGTQEDADREIAEIRRSRRLSSARRTPK, encoded by the coding sequence ATGGTAAAGGTCACCTTCACGCTCGACGACGCCACGGTGGCGACGCTCAAGCGTACGGCCGCCCGGGTGCGCAAGCCGCAAAGCTGGGTGGTGCGCGAGGCCGTCGCCGAATACGGCGCCAAGGCCAGTCAGCTCACGCTGGACGAGCAGAAGCGACTGCTCGACGTCGTGCAGTGGGCGAAGAGCCTGCCCGTGACCGGCACCCAGGAGGACGCAGACCGTGAGATCGCCGAGATTCGGCGCTCCCGGCGGCTGTCGAGCGCACGGCGGACTCCGAAGTGA
- a CDS encoding potassium transporter Kup, producing MTAARPMTGDERRLGPLALGALGVVYGDIGTSPLYAIRECFFGPHAVEPTVDNVLGVLSLIVYALVVVISIKYVSVVMQADNRGEGGILALTALLPGRDPERRTSALVLLGLFGAALLYGDGMITPAITVLSAVEGLNAATPLFEPYVVPVAVAILVGVFSIQRHGTERVGRMFGPIMLVWFATLAALGASWLSTAPFVLGALDPTHAVRFLTAHGWHGVVVMGAVFLVVTGGEALYADMGHFGRRPISVAWFALVLPALLLNYFGQGALLLAHPEAAANPFFALAPPRLLMPMVALATLAAIIASQALISGAFSLTQQAVQLGYAPRLTIDHTSSSEAGQIYSPEVNKALMVCTLAVVVGFGSSAALAAAYGIAVTLTMIITALLLHAVAVHRWQWPAAAATAMTGLFLTIDLTFLAANSVKIGQGGWLPLVVGAALFTLMTTWKAGRRLVAARLDARAEPIEAFLAGIQAAPPVRVPGTAVFMTAQPRGTPAALIHNLRHNKVLHEHVITLLVTTMPWPYVDTVERCSVRALGSGLYAVTLYYGFMQEADVPAALRQAALDGLPFDADDVTYFLGRETLIRTDAPGMSAWREELFIFMAKNARRATGYFRLPADKVVELGVQVEI from the coding sequence GTGACGGCCGCACGTCCCATGACCGGCGACGAACGACGACTCGGCCCCCTCGCGCTCGGCGCCCTCGGCGTCGTCTACGGCGACATCGGCACCAGCCCGCTGTACGCCATCCGCGAGTGCTTCTTCGGCCCGCACGCCGTCGAACCCACGGTGGACAACGTCCTCGGCGTGCTGTCCCTCATCGTGTACGCGCTCGTCGTCGTCATCTCCATCAAGTACGTCTCGGTCGTGATGCAGGCCGACAACCGCGGCGAGGGCGGCATCCTGGCGCTGACGGCGCTGCTGCCCGGCCGCGACCCGGAGCGGCGCACGTCGGCGCTCGTGCTGCTGGGCCTCTTCGGAGCGGCCCTGCTCTACGGCGACGGCATGATCACGCCGGCCATCACCGTGCTGAGCGCGGTCGAGGGCCTGAACGCGGCCACGCCCCTCTTCGAGCCATACGTGGTGCCCGTCGCCGTCGCGATCCTCGTCGGCGTCTTCTCCATCCAACGGCACGGCACGGAGCGCGTCGGCCGGATGTTCGGCCCGATCATGCTCGTCTGGTTCGCCACGCTCGCGGCGCTCGGCGCCTCGTGGCTGTCCACCGCGCCGTTCGTGCTCGGCGCGCTCGACCCCACGCACGCCGTGCGCTTCCTGACCGCCCACGGCTGGCACGGCGTGGTGGTCATGGGCGCCGTGTTCCTGGTGGTCACCGGCGGCGAGGCGCTGTATGCGGACATGGGCCATTTCGGCCGGCGACCGATCAGCGTGGCGTGGTTCGCCCTCGTGCTGCCGGCCCTCCTCCTGAACTACTTCGGCCAGGGCGCGCTGCTCCTGGCGCATCCCGAGGCCGCCGCCAACCCGTTCTTCGCCCTGGCGCCGCCGCGGCTTCTCATGCCCATGGTGGCGCTGGCCACGCTGGCCGCCATCATCGCGTCGCAGGCCCTCATCTCCGGCGCGTTCTCGCTGACACAGCAGGCCGTGCAGCTGGGCTACGCCCCGCGCCTCACGATCGATCACACCTCGTCGTCCGAGGCGGGCCAGATCTACTCCCCCGAGGTGAACAAGGCGCTGATGGTCTGCACGCTGGCCGTGGTGGTGGGCTTCGGGTCCTCCGCCGCCCTGGCGGCCGCCTATGGCATCGCCGTCACGCTCACGATGATCATCACGGCGCTGCTGCTGCACGCCGTCGCCGTGCACCGCTGGCAGTGGCCGGCCGCGGCCGCGACCGCCATGACAGGCCTGTTCCTGACCATCGACCTCACGTTCCTGGCCGCCAACAGCGTGAAGATCGGGCAGGGCGGCTGGCTGCCGCTCGTGGTCGGCGCGGCGCTGTTCACGCTCATGACGACGTGGAAGGCCGGGCGCCGACTGGTCGCGGCACGGCTGGACGCACGGGCCGAGCCCATCGAGGCCTTCCTGGCGGGCATCCAGGCGGCGCCGCCCGTGCGCGTGCCGGGCACGGCCGTGTTCATGACGGCGCAGCCCCGCGGCACGCCGGCGGCCCTGATCCACAACCTGCGGCACAACAAGGTGCTGCACGAGCACGTGATTACGCTGCTCGTCACGACCATGCCGTGGCCGTACGTGGATACGGTCGAGCGCTGCAGCGTGCGCGCGCTCGGCTCGGGCCTCTACGCCGTGACCCTCTACTACGGCTTCATGCAGGAGGCGGACGTACCCGCCGCCCTCCGCCAGGCCGCGCTCGACGGCCTGCCGTTCGACGCCGACGACGTCACCTACTTCCTCGGCCGCGAGACGCTCATCCGCACCGACGCGCCCGGCATGTCGGCGTGGCGGGAAGAGCTCTTCATCTTCATGGCCAAGAACGCGCGGCGCGCCACGGGATACTTCCGGCTGCCGGCCGACAAGGTCGTGGAGCTGGGCGTGCAGGTAGAGATCTAG
- a CDS encoding methyltransferase domain-containing protein: MASFGDNYVLASGRTGHDRLRVLCEIHDPHTRQLLLHAGLNSTHRYVEFGCGLGYVARWAATEAAHVTATDLSEEQLAESTRLADAQGLANIDFRTANIYEPGLPPGAYDVSYSRWLLMHLNRPVEAMRQIREVLKPGGLMVCEEADISALYTEPPTDGYHSYRDLAFVVGDRLQVDYAGGRHLHLWAREAGFEVLHVGACQPHYIAGPHKGFWSWTFQESAPNAIRMGLLTEERWREMAADMRDADADPNVLVAHPRTGQLIARKPA, encoded by the coding sequence ATGGCTTCCTTCGGCGACAACTACGTTCTCGCCTCCGGGCGGACCGGCCACGACCGCCTCCGCGTGCTGTGCGAGATCCACGATCCGCACACGCGACAGCTCCTCCTCCACGCCGGCTTGAACTCCACGCACCGCTACGTGGAGTTCGGCTGCGGGCTGGGGTACGTGGCGCGCTGGGCGGCGACCGAGGCCGCGCACGTCACGGCCACCGACCTCAGCGAGGAGCAGCTGGCAGAGTCGACGCGGCTGGCGGACGCGCAGGGCCTCGCCAACATCGACTTCCGGACGGCCAATATCTACGAGCCCGGGCTTCCGCCTGGCGCCTACGACGTCTCGTACTCGCGCTGGCTCCTGATGCACCTGAACCGGCCGGTGGAAGCGATGCGGCAGATCCGCGAGGTGCTGAAGCCGGGCGGCCTCATGGTCTGCGAAGAGGCCGATATCAGCGCGCTCTACACGGAGCCGCCAACCGATGGCTATCACTCGTATCGCGACCTCGCGTTCGTCGTCGGGGACCGGCTCCAGGTGGATTATGCGGGCGGCCGCCACCTGCACCTGTGGGCGCGCGAGGCCGGCTTCGAGGTGCTGCACGTCGGCGCCTGCCAGCCGCACTACATCGCGGGCCCGCACAAGGGCTTCTGGAGCTGGACGTTCCAGGAGTCCGCGCCCAACGCGATCCGGATGGGACTGCTCACCGAAGAGCGCTGGCGCGAGATGGCCGCGGACATGCGCGACGCCGACGCCGATCCCAACGTGCTCGTGGCGCATCCTCGCACCGGCCAGCTGATCGCGCGCAAGCCGGCCTGA
- a CDS encoding CocE/NonD family hydrolase: MLAWSAAAPLAQSPASVDVRALYSKQDVSIPMRDGTRLFTTIYSPRDESERYPILFMRTAYGIPPYGPDAYRDVLGPSVAFTKERYIFVYQDARGRFKSEGDFVHHLPLGGGPQGTDESTDAWDTFEWLLKNVRNHNGRIGQWGISWNGWEVSMGMINAHPALKASSPQAPPQDQFYGDDYHSNGAYQLAYGFNWMSSNGQVRRGPTDAPGERFRFPTPDGYQFFLDLGAAANAIRMFQPEVPTYVDHMNHGSYDEYWQARNVPKDLKGIAHPVLIVGGWFDAEDFYGPLRMYRAIEAQNPGNGSTLVFGPWVHGGWARDGSRIGAIDFGPDPSAYYQEDVELAFFNFHLKGKGTLALPEALMFETGTNRWRSFPAWPPPATTPLRLELAADGRLVQRPGAAPASPARPAPAGAPARPGAFDEYVSDPAKPVPFTSAITTAEIRTFVIEDQRFAARRPDVLVYQTEPLPQDLTIGGPVTATLHVSSSGTDADFVVKLIDVFPDDAVTPDPNPTGDVMAGYQMLLVGDIFRSKFRNSMSRPEPLVPDRPVMLEFELGDRLHTFRRGHRLMVQIQSSWFPMFDRNPQTFVDIYHARPDDYRKATMRVFRSAPRASHVTVQVLPAGQAGAAGR, encoded by the coding sequence ATGCTTGCGTGGAGCGCGGCCGCGCCCCTCGCGCAGTCACCGGCGTCGGTGGACGTCCGGGCCCTGTACAGCAAGCAGGACGTCAGCATCCCGATGCGCGACGGCACGCGGCTGTTCACGACCATCTACAGCCCGCGCGACGAGTCGGAGCGCTACCCGATCCTCTTCATGCGCACGGCCTACGGCATCCCGCCCTACGGGCCCGACGCGTATCGCGACGTGCTCGGCCCGAGCGTCGCGTTCACCAAGGAGCGCTACATCTTCGTCTACCAGGACGCGCGCGGCCGCTTCAAGTCCGAGGGCGACTTCGTGCACCACCTGCCGCTCGGCGGCGGTCCGCAGGGCACCGACGAGAGCACCGACGCCTGGGACACGTTCGAGTGGCTGCTGAAGAACGTCAGGAACCACAACGGGCGGATCGGCCAGTGGGGCATCTCCTGGAACGGCTGGGAGGTGTCGATGGGCATGATCAACGCGCATCCCGCGCTGAAGGCCTCCTCGCCGCAGGCGCCCCCGCAGGATCAGTTCTACGGCGACGACTACCACTCGAACGGCGCCTACCAGCTGGCCTACGGCTTCAACTGGATGTCGAGCAACGGCCAGGTGCGTCGCGGCCCCACCGATGCCCCCGGGGAGCGTTTCCGGTTCCCGACACCCGACGGCTACCAGTTCTTCCTGGACCTTGGCGCGGCCGCCAACGCGATCCGGATGTTCCAGCCCGAGGTGCCGACCTACGTCGACCACATGAACCACGGCAGCTACGACGAGTACTGGCAGGCGCGAAACGTGCCCAAGGACCTGAAGGGCATCGCGCACCCGGTGCTGATCGTGGGCGGCTGGTTCGACGCCGAGGACTTCTACGGCCCGCTGCGGATGTACCGGGCCATCGAGGCGCAGAACCCGGGCAACGGCAGCACGCTCGTGTTCGGACCGTGGGTGCACGGCGGCTGGGCCCGCGACGGGAGCCGCATCGGCGCGATCGACTTCGGCCCGGATCCGTCGGCCTACTATCAGGAGGACGTCGAGCTGGCGTTCTTCAACTTCCACTTGAAGGGCAAGGGCACGCTGGCGCTGCCCGAGGCGCTCATGTTCGAGACGGGCACCAACCGCTGGCGCTCGTTCCCGGCATGGCCGCCGCCGGCGACGACGCCGCTCCGTCTGGAGCTCGCCGCCGACGGGCGGCTTGTGCAGCGGCCAGGCGCCGCGCCCGCGAGCCCGGCGAGGCCGGCGCCGGCCGGCGCCCCGGCGCGGCCGGGCGCCTTCGACGAGTACGTGAGCGACCCGGCGAAGCCGGTGCCGTTCACGAGCGCGATCACGACGGCGGAGATTCGGACCTTCGTCATCGAGGATCAGCGCTTCGCCGCGCGGCGCCCCGACGTGCTCGTCTACCAGACCGAGCCGCTTCCCCAGGACCTGACCATCGGTGGGCCGGTGACGGCCACGCTGCACGTCTCCAGTTCCGGCACGGACGCCGACTTCGTCGTGAAGCTGATCGACGTGTTCCCGGACGATGCCGTCACGCCGGACCCGAACCCGACGGGCGACGTCATGGCCGGCTACCAGATGCTGCTCGTGGGCGACATCTTCCGGTCCAAGTTCCGCAACAGCATGAGCCGTCCCGAGCCGCTCGTGCCCGACCGGCCGGTGATGCTCGAATTCGAGCTGGGCGATCGGCTGCACACGTTCCGCCGCGGCCATCGCCTGATGGTGCAGATCCAGAGCTCGTGGTTCCCGATGTTCGACCGGAACCCGCAGACCTTCGTGGACATCTACCACGCCAGGCCGGATGACTACCGCAAGGCCACCATGCGAGTCTTCCGGTCCGCGCCGCGGGCCTCGCACGTGACGGTACAGGTCCTGCCCGCCGGGCAGGCTGGAGCCGCCGGGCGCTGA
- the argH gene encoding argininosuccinate lyase, translating into MRFAPEYVESVLTDNFEDAKTLLLAPLMSIHYAHLVMLRERGILSTDDARRLRTALDGISLADVRTVRFDGTYEDLFFYLEHLIARSAGEETAGRLHTARSRNDIAMTMYRMRQRECIVTFARGVLQLRAAVVALAAQHTATIYGAHTHTQPAQVSTVAHYLLAFIEQLERDAKRLEAAFRSTNLNPLGACAITGTGFPIDRQRTSDLLGFDAPTGNTYGSIATVDYLLESVGATAITLVGLGRVVQDLLLWGTMEFGYLRLADGFVQSSSIMPQKRNPVALEHARALGSKAVGQAQAILTCVHNTPFGDIVDTEDDLQPLVASMFRDATRTITLVAAALEDAQFDVDRMAARAGEGGTTITELADTLARDRGLPFATAHRIAGKVVRARFDDPTASLSAVLADASAEVLGSPLTYDDAALEQVLCPRHFVAVRGTLGGPAPERTTEAIARSRAALSADEAWWRGREGALAQSAARLKDEVARL; encoded by the coding sequence ATGCGCTTCGCCCCCGAGTACGTCGAGAGCGTACTCACCGACAACTTCGAGGACGCCAAGACCCTGCTGCTGGCGCCCCTGATGTCCATCCACTACGCGCACCTCGTCATGCTTCGGGAGCGCGGCATCCTCTCCACCGACGACGCCCGCCGCCTGCGCACGGCCCTGGACGGCATCTCCCTGGCCGACGTCCGGACCGTGCGCTTCGACGGCACCTACGAGGACCTGTTCTTCTACCTCGAGCATCTCATCGCCCGGTCGGCGGGGGAGGAGACCGCGGGGCGCCTCCACACCGCCCGGAGCCGCAACGACATCGCGATGACGATGTACCGGATGCGCCAGCGCGAGTGCATCGTGACGTTCGCGCGCGGCGTGCTCCAGCTGCGCGCGGCGGTGGTCGCGCTGGCCGCCCAGCACACGGCCACCATCTACGGCGCGCACACCCACACCCAGCCGGCACAGGTCTCCACGGTCGCCCACTACCTGCTGGCCTTCATCGAGCAGCTCGAGCGTGACGCCAAGCGCCTCGAGGCGGCGTTCCGCTCCACGAATCTCAACCCGCTCGGGGCGTGCGCCATCACCGGCACGGGCTTCCCGATCGATCGGCAGCGGACGAGCGACCTGCTGGGCTTCGATGCGCCGACCGGCAACACCTACGGCAGCATCGCCACCGTCGACTACCTGCTCGAGAGCGTGGGGGCCACGGCCATCACGCTGGTCGGCCTCGGCCGCGTCGTGCAGGACCTGCTGCTCTGGGGCACGATGGAGTTCGGCTACCTGCGGCTCGCCGACGGCTTCGTGCAGTCGAGCAGCATCATGCCGCAGAAGCGCAATCCCGTCGCGCTCGAGCACGCGCGGGCCCTGGGCTCGAAGGCGGTGGGCCAGGCGCAGGCGATCCTCACCTGCGTGCACAACACGCCGTTCGGCGACATCGTCGACACCGAGGACGACCTGCAGCCGCTCGTCGCCTCGATGTTCCGCGACGCCACCCGCACCATCACCCTCGTCGCGGCGGCCCTCGAGGACGCGCAGTTCGACGTGGACCGGATGGCGGCCCGGGCCGGCGAGGGCGGCACGACCATCACCGAGCTCGCCGACACGCTCGCGCGTGACCGCGGCCTGCCCTTCGCCACGGCGCACCGGATCGCGGGCAAGGTCGTGCGCGCGAGGTTCGACGATCCCACGGCCTCCCTGTCCGCCGTCCTCGCCGACGCCTCGGCCGAGGTGCTCGGGTCGCCCCTGACCTACGACGACGCGGCGCTGGAGCAGGTGCTCTGCCCGAGGCACTTCGTCGCCGTCCGCGGCACCCTCGGCGGCCCTGCGCCCGAACGCACCACCGAGGCGATCGCCCGCTCGCGCGCGGCCCTCTCGGCCGACGAAGCGTGGTGGCGCGGACGCGAAGGCGCCCTGGCCCAGTCCGCCGCGCGGTTGAAGGACGAGGTGGCGAGGCTGTGA
- a CDS encoding sodium:solute symporter, whose amino-acid sequence MSYIDWAIIAAYLGWIVWDGLRRTRDSKGLEGYLLAGRRLPWWAVGLSVMATQLSAITMIGTTGQGYAEGMRFLQFYYALPLAMIVLSVTLVPFFHNARVYTAYEYLEGRFDAKTRALTAFLFLVSRALATGAVISAPAVVLSVVLGLTVTNTCLLISLPTALYTMFGGVEAVAWTDVKQMVLIVGGLAAAVVVLVLGLPDGVGLGDALHLAGATGRMQTFDFRLDFTDRYTFWSGTIGAIFLFLSYFGTDQSQVQRYLTARSVDEARTSLLVSAYWKIPLQALVLLVGVLMFVFFVFTKPPMLFNAVHDGQVQASPRAADYQAAEGRFSAAFEAQREAGANLARTHREGDAAGQAEYADAFRRAGADMRAARADAVAIVKDVTGDAAYNDVNFVFPTFVLAQMPIGLVGLLIAAILAAAMSTISAELASLSTASVIDFYRRWVAADAPESQLLLVSRLATGFWGLFASVVAIYAANLGSLIEVVNRFGSYFYGSLLGVFILALAFKKTNGHGAFAGLLGGMAAVWYFATQTRVEYLWLNAVGAIAVCVVGVVVSAATGGRQEPTGA is encoded by the coding sequence ATGTCGTACATCGATTGGGCCATCATCGCCGCCTACCTCGGCTGGATCGTCTGGGACGGCCTGCGCCGGACGCGCGATTCGAAGGGGCTCGAAGGCTACCTGCTGGCGGGCCGGCGCCTGCCGTGGTGGGCGGTCGGTCTCTCGGTGATGGCGACGCAGCTCTCGGCCATCACCATGATCGGCACGACCGGACAGGGCTACGCCGAGGGCATGCGCTTCCTGCAGTTCTACTACGCGCTGCCGCTGGCGATGATCGTCCTGTCGGTCACGCTCGTGCCGTTCTTCCACAACGCCCGCGTCTACACGGCGTACGAGTACCTGGAGGGCCGGTTCGACGCCAAGACGCGCGCGCTCACGGCGTTCCTCTTCCTCGTGTCCCGCGCGCTCGCCACGGGCGCCGTGATCTCGGCGCCGGCCGTGGTCCTGAGCGTCGTCCTGGGACTGACCGTCACGAACACGTGCCTGCTCATCTCGCTGCCGACCGCGCTCTACACGATGTTCGGAGGCGTCGAGGCCGTGGCCTGGACCGACGTGAAGCAGATGGTGCTGATCGTGGGCGGCCTGGCGGCGGCCGTGGTCGTGCTGGTCCTGGGCCTGCCCGACGGCGTGGGCCTGGGCGATGCGCTGCACCTGGCCGGCGCCACCGGCCGCATGCAGACGTTCGACTTCCGTCTCGACTTCACCGATCGCTACACGTTCTGGTCCGGGACGATCGGCGCGATCTTCCTGTTCCTGTCGTACTTCGGCACCGACCAGAGCCAGGTGCAGCGCTACCTCACCGCGCGCTCGGTCGACGAGGCGCGCACGTCCCTCCTCGTGAGCGCCTACTGGAAGATTCCGCTCCAGGCGCTGGTGCTCCTCGTGGGCGTGCTGATGTTCGTGTTCTTCGTGTTCACGAAGCCTCCGATGCTCTTCAACGCCGTGCACGACGGCCAGGTGCAGGCCAGTCCGCGGGCCGCCGACTACCAGGCGGCCGAAGGGCGCTTCTCGGCGGCGTTCGAGGCCCAGCGCGAGGCTGGCGCGAACCTGGCCCGGACCCACCGTGAGGGCGATGCCGCCGGGCAGGCCGAGTACGCCGACGCGTTCCGGCGCGCCGGCGCCGACATGCGGGCGGCCCGTGCCGACGCGGTGGCCATCGTGAAGGACGTCACCGGGGACGCCGCCTACAACGACGTCAACTTCGTGTTCCCGACCTTCGTCCTCGCGCAGATGCCGATCGGCCTGGTGGGCCTGCTGATCGCGGCGATCCTGGCGGCGGCCATGTCCACGATCTCGGCCGAGCTCGCCTCGCTCTCGACGGCCAGCGTCATCGACTTCTACCGCCGCTGGGTGGCCGCCGACGCGCCCGAGTCCCAGTTGCTGCTCGTCTCGCGCCTGGCCACGGGATTCTGGGGCCTGTTCGCGAGCGTCGTCGCCATCTACGCGGCCAACCTCGGATCGCTCATCGAGGTGGTGAACCGCTTTGGCTCCTACTTCTACGGCTCGCTCCTGGGCGTGTTCATCCTGGCGCTCGCCTTCAAGAAGACCAACGGCCACGGGGCGTTCGCCGGCCTGCTGGGCGGCATGGCCGCCGTGTGGTACTTCGCCACCCAGACCCGGGTCGAGTACCTCTGGCTGAATGCTGTCGGCGCCATCGCCGTGTGCGTCGTGGGCGTCGTGGTCAGCGCCGCGACCGGCGGGCGCCAGGAGCCGACGGGAGCCTGA
- a CDS encoding penicillin acylase family protein, translating into MRHAVRSLALLAVAALVTLAPPARLGAQQARESIAIAGFHEPVEVLRDRWGINHIYAKNEDDLFMAQGYLAAKDRLFQFEMWRRRATGTVAEILGPRELNRDIGTRLHKFRGDLDQELNHYHPRGKAIVEAYVRGINAYVDEAMRSPATLPIEFKMLGTTPAHWTPEVVISRHQALTANVPNEVTNTRAIGALGGPDKLRDLLWLQGGEPSLALDPLIDPATFPADVLRLYNAFRDPIDFKPEDVAPAYRGQAVAARQAEPELTLARAADGGRIVDPDIGSNNWVVAGAHTQSTLPILANDPHRVIEAPSLRYWVHLVAPGWNVIGGGEPVLPGVSIGHNEYGAWGLTIFGTDSEDLYVYETNPANPNEYRYQGRWEAMRVVSESIPVKGQAAAKVDLKFTRHGPVLYEDAAHRRVYALRAAWLEPGGAPYLSSLRMNQAKTWAEFQEACTYNNMPSENMVWVDRTGTIGWQASGIAPLRSWGGLVPVPGDGRFEWDGYLPINALPNEVNPDRGFIATANHYLFPNDYPYPKARHYTWADPYRAHRIEEVLGSGRRFNVAEMTRLQNDDLSIAARAIVPLLRDVTIANPAAAKARDLVVAWNFVLDKNSPAAAVYELFSRRLFEAVRTATIPAAARSVVPNGLISTKRMIDWLLSPDGRFGANPTSGRDAMVVTAFEQGVADVTARFGPDPAAWKWGDEKLHHALIHHPMSNAVNAETRRKLEVGPFPRGGDGTTVSATGSQDNQGSGGSLKIVADTEDWDNSVGLNTPGQSGNPDDPHYRDLFELWARGKYFPVAYSRAKVESVAEKTTTLSPAGSSSAGRR; encoded by the coding sequence ATGCGCCACGCTGTTCGATCCCTTGCCCTGCTCGCCGTTGCCGCGCTCGTCACGCTCGCGCCGCCGGCGCGCCTCGGCGCCCAGCAGGCCCGCGAGTCGATCGCCATCGCCGGGTTCCACGAACCCGTGGAGGTCCTCCGCGATCGGTGGGGCATCAACCACATCTACGCCAAGAACGAGGACGACCTCTTCATGGCGCAGGGCTACCTGGCCGCGAAGGACCGGCTGTTCCAGTTCGAGATGTGGCGCCGGCGCGCCACCGGCACCGTCGCCGAGATTCTCGGGCCGCGCGAGCTCAATCGCGACATCGGCACGCGCCTCCACAAGTTCCGGGGGGACCTGGACCAGGAGCTGAACCACTACCATCCGCGGGGCAAGGCCATCGTCGAGGCGTACGTCCGCGGGATCAACGCCTACGTGGACGAGGCGATGCGCTCGCCGGCCACCCTGCCGATCGAATTCAAGATGCTGGGCACCACGCCCGCCCACTGGACGCCGGAGGTCGTGATCTCGCGTCACCAGGCGCTCACGGCCAACGTACCGAACGAGGTGACCAACACGCGGGCCATCGGCGCCCTGGGCGGGCCCGACAAGCTCCGCGACCTGCTGTGGCTCCAGGGAGGCGAGCCGTCGCTGGCGCTCGACCCGCTCATCGACCCGGCGACGTTCCCGGCCGACGTGCTGCGGCTGTACAACGCGTTCCGCGACCCGATCGACTTCAAGCCCGAGGACGTCGCGCCCGCGTATCGCGGCCAGGCCGTGGCCGCCCGGCAGGCCGAGCCGGAATTGACGCTGGCGCGGGCGGCCGACGGCGGCCGCATCGTGGATCCGGACATCGGCTCGAACAACTGGGTCGTGGCCGGCGCACACACCCAGAGCACGCTGCCCATCCTGGCCAACGATCCGCACCGCGTCATCGAGGCGCCCTCGCTGCGCTACTGGGTCCACCTGGTGGCGCCGGGCTGGAACGTGATCGGCGGCGGCGAGCCCGTCCTGCCGGGCGTGTCGATCGGCCACAACGAGTACGGCGCGTGGGGCCTGACGATCTTCGGCACCGACAGCGAGGATCTCTACGTCTACGAGACCAACCCCGCCAACCCGAACGAGTACCGCTACCAGGGCCGCTGGGAGGCGATGCGCGTCGTGAGCGAGTCGATTCCCGTGAAGGGCCAGGCGGCGGCGAAGGTGGACCTCAAGTTCACGCGGCACGGGCCCGTGCTCTACGAGGACGCGGCGCACCGGCGCGTCTATGCGCTGCGGGCGGCCTGGCTCGAGCCGGGCGGCGCGCCGTACCTGTCGAGCCTCCGCATGAACCAGGCGAAGACCTGGGCGGAGTTCCAGGAGGCGTGCACCTACAACAACATGCCCTCGGAGAACATGGTCTGGGTGGACCGCACCGGCACCATCGGCTGGCAGGCCTCGGGCATCGCGCCGCTCCGGTCGTGGGGCGGGCTCGTGCCGGTACCGGGCGACGGCCGCTTCGAGTGGGACGGCTACCTCCCGATCAACGCGCTGCCGAACGAGGTGAACCCCGATCGCGGATTCATCGCGACGGCCAACCACTACCTCTTCCCGAACGACTACCCGTATCCGAAGGCCCGGCACTACACCTGGGCCGATCCGTATCGCGCGCACCGGATCGAAGAGGTGCTCGGCTCGGGCCGGCGGTTCAACGTGGCCGAGATGACGCGGCTGCAGAACGACGACTTGTCGATCGCGGCCCGGGCGATCGTCCCCCTCCTGCGCGACGTGACGATCGCGAACCCCGCGGCCGCGAAGGCGCGCGACCTGGTGGTGGCCTGGAACTTCGTCCTCGACAAGAACTCGCCGGCGGCCGCCGTCTACGAGCTGTTCTCGCGCCGCCTGTTCGAGGCCGTGCGGACGGCGACGATTCCCGCCGCGGCCAGGAGCGTGGTCCCGAACGGCCTCATCAGCACGAAGCGGATGATCGACTGGCTGCTGTCGCCCGACGGCCGCTTCGGCGCCAATCCGACGTCGGGCCGTGACGCGATGGTGGTGACGGCGTTCGAGCAGGGCGTGGCGGACGTGACCGCGCGCTTCGGACCGGACCCGGCGGCCTGGAAGTGGGGGGACGAGAAGCTGCACCACGCGCTCATCCACCATCCGATGTCGAACGCCGTCAATGCGGAGACGAGGCGGAAGCTCGAGGTCGGGCCCTTCCCGCGCGGGGGCGACGGCACGACGGTGAGCGCGACGGGCTCGCAGGACAACCAGGGCAGCGGCGGCTCGCTCAAGATCGTGGCCGACACCGAGGACTGGGACAACAGCGTCGGGCTGAACACTCCGGGCCAGTCCGGTAATCCTGACGACCCGCACTATCGCGACCTGTTCGAACTGTGGGCGAGGGGCAAGTACTTCCCCGTGGCCTACTCGCGCGCCAAGGTGGAGTCGGTGGCGGAGAAGACGACGACGCTGTCGCCGGCGGGTTCGTCGTCGGCCGGCCGGCGCTGA
- a CDS encoding PIN domain-containing protein, which translates to MIVHVDTSALVNACSGRRAGLATIAALIESRARLVVSALALYEWQRGPRTPEDLELQERLLPAADAIAFGPEEASVAAALYKQVRRPRGRDVDLAIAACAVAHDAALWTLNRADFDDIPGLRLL; encoded by the coding sequence GTGATCGTCCATGTCGACACCTCGGCGCTGGTGAACGCCTGCAGCGGCCGGCGCGCCGGCCTGGCGACGATCGCGGCACTCATCGAGTCACGGGCGCGCCTGGTCGTGTCTGCGCTGGCCCTCTACGAGTGGCAGCGCGGCCCCCGAACGCCCGAGGATCTCGAACTGCAGGAACGACTGCTGCCGGCGGCGGACGCGATCGCCTTCGGCCCCGAGGAGGCCAGCGTCGCGGCGGCCCTGTACAAACAGGTCCGGCGCCCGCGCGGCCGGGACGTGGACCTGGCGATCGCGGCCTGTGCGGTCGCGCACGACGCCGCGCTGTGGACGCTCAACCGCGCCGATTTCGACGATATCCCCGGTCTGCGGCTCCTCTGA